In the Nocardia asteroides genome, GGCGTGATCGCGGTGACCACGAGGTGCGGATACCGCCGCCGCAGCATCGAGGGGGTGAAGTGCTCGGCCGGCCGCGAACCGGCGGACCAGAGCACCACGTCCGCGGCGGCCAGCAGCTTCTCGACCAGGTCGAGATCGGCCGCCGCGTCGGCGACGACGCTCTCCGTGGAGCAGGCGAGAAAGGAGAAGAGCGCCCCGTCCGAACCGGACGGGATCGCCGCACCGGACGCGGACCACCGGCGCAGCGGATCCCCCTCGGGCGGCTCCACCCGCACCACCCGGGCACCCCCGTCGGCGAGCAACTTCGCGCAGTACCCGCCGGAAATGCCGGTCGCCAGATCGACCACCAGCCAATCCCTCAGCGGCGGTGCGGCATCAATCACGGACAACAACCCCCTACGGCTTGTTCCGGCCCGACCTGCTGAGCCGGAAGTCGGGCGGGAACCGGTCGTCGTTGTCCTTGACCGAGTTGTTCAGCCCGCCCTCGAAGGCGTTGTCCAGCATGAGGTCGTCCTCGTCGGCGGCGATGTGCCCGCCCATGGACTCGAAGAAGCCGCTGAGCAGGCTGCCCATGTACTCGCCCTGCTGCTGCTTCATGATCTCGAAGAAGACCTTCTGCATGAAGACCGTGTCGGTGGGGCGGTTGCGCGAGCAGGCCAGCGCGTACTTGGCGGTCTCGGCCTCCAGTTCGGCGCGCGGGACCACCTTGTTCAGGAAGTTGCAGTCGTACATCTCGGCGGCGGAGAAGGCGCGGCCGGTGAAGACCATCTCCTGGAAGCGGCGCAGCCCCATGGTCTGCGCCCAGGTCCACATGCGCGGGCCCCAGCCGTAGTAGCGGAAGGAGGGGTGGCCGAAGAGCGCGTCGTCCGAGGAGATCACCAGGTCGGCGTCGGCGGCCTGGTAGAAGTGCCAGCCGTAGCAGTAGCCCTTGACCTCCAGGATGGAGATCTTCTTGAACTCCTGCAGGCTGCGGCAGCCCGCCGAGGCGTTGGCGTACCACTGGCTCACCGAGGCGCCGTGCCGGAAGGAGCCGCGCGGCGGATACTTCACCTCGTCGGGGCCGATGCGGAACTCGGCCAGCCGCGGGCCCTGGTCCTCGGACTCCTGCATCGCCATGAACTCGGGCAGGTCGGCGCCGGTGCCGAGATCCCGGCCCTCGCCGCGCACCACCAGCACCTTGACCTCGTCGTCCACGCTGGCCCGGTGGATGAGGTCGGCGTAGCGGAGCCGGGCCGCCGCGGTCGGCGCGTTCAGCGCCTCCGGGCGGTCGAAGGTGATGGTGGCGATCCGGGTCTTCGGATCCTTCTCGTAGCGGATGATCTCTTCCGCGGAGGGCTGGTCGGGTACGGACATGAACGGCTCCTTCGCCGAAGAGGTAGTCAGGGCGCGTCGGTGAGCAGTTCGGCTCCGTCGTCGGTGATCAGCACGGCGTCGCGGGTGAACACCGCGCCGACGCCCGACTCCCACACGTACCCGGTGAGCGCGAGCACCATGCCCGGCTCCAGCCGTTCAGCGGCAGCGGTGGCGGGCAGCTGCGGCGAGACCACCGGCGGGTCGAACCCCATCCCGAGCCCGCGCGCCACCGGCATCGGCGGCAGCGGCTCACCGGCCGCCTCGTACGCCGCGAGCAGCCCGCTCGAGGGCTCGCCTGCCCGGCTCGCCGCGAGCAGCCGCTCCCGCACCACCTCGCTGCGCCGGAACAGCGCGGCCACCGCGGCATCGTCCCCGCCGGGCACCGCGACGGTCCGCCCGACCTCCCCGATGTACCCGTCACCGAGCACCCCGGCGGAGATCGCCACGAGATCGCCGGGGCGCACGGTCCGGTCCGCGTCGGCGCGCCGCCACGGATGCTCGCGCGAGGTGACCCACACCGAATCCTGCTGGGCGGGCGTGCTGATCCCGCCGGCCGCCATCGCCTCCAGCAGCACGCCGGTCAGCGCCTGCTCGGTGCGCCCGGGCGCCAGCTCGGCGGCGGCCGCCGCGAGCCCGGCCTGCGCCACCCGCAGCGCGCCGCGCAGCACGGTGACCTCCGGCTCGGTCTTGATCCGCCGGGCCGCCCGCATGGCCTGCTCGCCGTCGACGAACTCCGCGTTCGGGAAGGCCATCGGCAGCAGCTGCGCGAAGGTGGGGGAGAGGCAGTCGGTGCCGACCCGCGCCGCCGTCGAGGCGCCCGCGATGTCGCGGAGCACCGCCATGGTGTTCAGCGGATTCCAGACCAGCCCGTACAGGTGGTCGTGCGGAATGTCGTCCGGGATGCCCTCGTCCCAGGTGCTCAGCAGGTGCACCTCCCCGGTCTCCCTGATCACCGTCGCGACCGGGCCGAAGGGCCTGGTCCCGGCCACCCAGAGCTGCGGGGCGCCGGAGACGTAGCGGGCGTTGGCCTGCCTGCCGAGTACGAGGACGTCCAGGTCATGGGCTTGCATCTGTGCCAGTGCGCGATCGCGCCGCCCATGCCGCAGGGCGCGATCGTCCGGCAGGATCTCAGTTCCCATAGGGGGCGTACGGGTAGTCGGTGAGAGGGGTCCACCCCTCCTCGGTGATCACGATGATCTCCTCGCTTCGGTATCCGCCGGTGCCGTCCTCCCAGACGACCGGCTCCAGCACCAGCACCATCCCCGGCTCGAAGACGAAGTTCTCGTCGTACTCCGCGCCGAGATCGGTGCCGATCATGGGCATCTCGGCCGCGCTGACCCCGATGCTGTGTCCCAGGTAGAAGTGCGGCAGCCAGGGTTTGGCGCCGCCGTTGGCGGCGATCGCCGCGCGGGCGAGGTCGGCCGCGGTGGCGCCCGCCTTCGTCACGTCGAGCACGGCGGTCAGGATGGTCCGCCACTGGTCGAACTGCCGCTGCTGCGCGGCGTTCGGCTGCCCGCCGACCAGCCAGGTGCGGCCGAAGTCGGAGCAGTAGCCGCCGTAGGTGATGCTGACGTCGGTCCAGAGCACGTCGCCGGCCTCCAGCTCGCGCTCGGTGGTGAGCAGGGGGAGCGCCAGGTCGCCGTGGGTGGTCCAGACGCCGTCGGCCTTGGTGTCCGGCATGACCTGCCAGATGGCGTCGAGCATGTTCGCGGTGGCGCCGTACTCGAAGGCGCGGCGGACGAAGCCGGCCGAGAGGTCGATCTGCCGCCTGCCCGGCGCCAGCGCCGCCTGCACCTCGGTGACGGCCTTCTCGGTGATCCGGCACGCGGTGCGGATGCAGGAGATCTCGTCCGGGGTCTTGACCACCTTGGCGGGGCCGACCACCAGCGCCGCGTCCGACGGCGCGCCGCCGGGGAAGATCTGCTTGCCCGCGCGCAGCATGGCGCCGGTGTGCTCGTCCACCGCGACGCTCGACCCGGCCGGGATCAGCTCGGCCAGCAGCCGCGCGAAATTCTCCACGCCCTCGTCGAATTCGAGGTAGACCGGGCCGTGCAGGTGATCGGCGGGCAGGTCGCGCTCGGCGGAGGCGCCCTCGCGGAACGGCATGAACAGGTGCGGCCACGGGTCGTCGCGCAGCACCACCGCGACCGGGCGCTCGACGTGCGAGAGCCCGGCGTCGCCGAGCGGCCAGTTGGCCCCGGTGGCGTAGACGACATTGCTGTTGTTCAGCAGCACCAGCGCGTCGACGCCCTTGGCCGTCATGCTGGCGCGCAGCCTGGCCCCGGTCTCCCGCCGCATCCGGTCCCGGTCGGGGACGTCCGGGATCGGGAAGGTGACGCTGCCACGCCTGGTGGCGAAGGCGGTCATCCGGCCAGCCCGAGGAAGTCGAGGATGTTGCCGCTCACGATGCGCGCCGCGTCCTCCGGTCCGACCGCATCGACCACGGTGGCGATGGACTTCTCCGAGTAGCCGAAGGTGCTCTCGTTGTGCGGGTAGTCCGAGGACCACATGACGCGGTCGCGGCCGATCAGGTCGACCATCGAGAGCCCGAGCGGGTCGACCATGAACGAGGCCCGCATGTGGTTCTCCCAGTAGTAGCGGACCTCGTGCTCCACCGGCCGGTCCAGCATGTGCTGGAAGGAGGCGAGCATGTGCTCGGCGTCCTGGATCGCCGACGGCACCCAGTTGATGCCGCCCTCGAACCAGCCGATGCTCAGTCCGGGGTGCCGGTCGAGGATGCCGCTGAAGATGTACTTGGCGAACATTTCCCGGAACGGCGCGACGTTGTGCATCATGCCGACGGCGACGCTGTTCACCTCGCAGGGCGCCGAGAGCGGCGACTCGCCGATGTGGTGCGAGACCGGGACGCCGGACTCCTCGATCGCCTCCCAGACCGGCCGCATGGCGGTGGAGGCGTAGTCGATGACCTTGCCCTCCTCGTCCTTGCCCGCGGAGAGCGGGAGCAGGAAGGTGCGCAGGCCCAGGGACTTCAGCTCGGTCAGGGTGCGCCGCGCGCCCTCGCCGTCCCACCAGTTGATCAGCCCGACGCCGTAGAAGCTGCCGTTCGACTGCTCCTGCAACTCGGCGATATAGGCGTTGTAGGTGCGGAAGCAGAGCTCGCGGATCGCCCGGTCCGGGTAGAAGAGCAGCGCGAGCAGGGCGTTCGGGAACGCGAGCTCCTTGGCGATGCCGTCGGCGCGCAGGTCCGAGATCCTGGCCTCCAGATTGCCGCTGCCCGACCCCTCCAGCGGGTCGTACTGCATCAGCACGTGGCTGAAATCGCCGGGCAGGAAGGACTTCCCCTTGCGGCCGAGCTGGAAGGCGCCGTCCTCGTACCAGACCCGCGGCGCCTTGTCCTTCAGCTCCTCCGGAAAGCGCTCGAAGAAGATGTCGTGCGCGAGCGAGATGTGGTTGTCCGCCGAGAACACCTCGGTGCCGACCGGCAGGCCCAACGCACCCGCCGCGTGCCCGCGGCGATCCTTCGGTGGCCCGAAGCCGCCGGGCGGATACAGCGAGACGCTGCTGGTGGGAACCGACATCGTGACCCTCCCATGGGTTCGAATCGTGGTGGGAATGACGTTATCACAATCGGAGAGAATGGATTCCGGAGATTGCTGAAATTCGGGCTAGAATACGGCCCTGTACTGCGAGAATAACGTTATCACTCGTTGTCGAGGGAACTGTTTGAAGACAACTTCCCCTGAGACCCTTGTCACACCGCCCAAACCAACCTACTGTGTGTTCACTAGGTTTTGTCGGACAGGAACTCTTCGTGACTACTCCTCGCCCCTACGCCACCCTCCTCGCCAAAGGCGAGGACCGCAGGCAGCGGATTCTGGGTGTCGCCCAGCGGCTGCTCACCCGGAACGGGTGGCGCAGCACCAGCCTGGCCCAGATCGCCCGCGAAGCGGGGGTCACCCCGGCCGGGCTGCTGCACCACTTCACCTCCAAGGAGCAGTTGCTGCACGCCGTGCTCGACGCCCGCGACGCGGACGACGCGCGCGACGCCGACCTGACCAACGACCTGATCGCCGAGATCCGCCGGGTGCCGGATCGCATGGCCCGCTCCCCGGAGCTGGTCGGTACCTTCGTCGTCCTGCTCGTGGAGAACCTGCTGCCCGAGGCTCCGCTGCACGATCGGCTGCTCGACCGCTGGAAGGTGGCGGTCGACATCGTCGCCGAGACCATCCGGCACAACCAGGAGATCGGACGGTATCGGCCCGACCTCGACCCAGAACTCCGGGCTATGGAAATCGTCGCCTTCATCAACGGAATGGAGATCTCATGGCTACTCGATCGTTCGATCCCGCTGACCGAAGTGTTCAGCGAGTACACCAGGTCACTGGCTCGCGACTTCGCTTCAAGTGGGGAACCATCCGCTACCGGCTCGATATCGTCGGGGCCGACGTCCTCGACGTCGTCCAGCACGCGGGCGGCTGGCTCTTCGACCGCGCCGTAGCGGGCTGGGACGTCACCGTCCTGGTGGCCGAGCTCGGCGATGCCCGCCCGCTGCGGATCCTCGGCGCCGAGGTGCTGGAGCTGGAGTCGGTGCTGGCCACCCAGGGCAAGGGCAGGCAGCCGCACGCGCTCGCCATCGCCTCCGAGGTGCTGGCCAACGACACCAGGACGCACCGCGGGCTGGTCAAGGCGCTGGACGACGGCGGCATGGAGGTCGTGGTCTGGGGCGAGAGCTGGCCGACCCCGCCCGAGCACCGCATCGAGCCGGTGGTGCACCGGCTCAGCGTGGCCGCGCAGGCGTTCAAGGCGCAGGCGCTGGCCGCCGCCGGGGTTCCGGTCGTCCCCGGCGACGTCGAGGTCTTCCGCAGCGGGCTCTCCGCCTTCCCCCCGGTCGGCGCCGACCTCAGCCCCGTGGGCTGATTCCGGGCCACCCCTCCCTTCCGTCGCCACGGCGCGTGCGGGTTCTGTCTCCGAACCCGCACGCGCCGTGGCGTTTTGGCGTCTCCGGCAAACTTTGAGTATTGAATTCTTGCCCTGAGTATGTAACCTTGTTCACAAGTGAGAATGCCATTTTCCACCGCGTCGGGAGAGACATGACCGTCGAAGCAACCACCGCCGCGCCGGCGCTGAACACCGACCGGCGGCTGCTGATCGACGGCGAGCTCGTCGGCGCCGAGCGGACCTACCCCACGAGCAACCCCGCCACCGGCGCGGTGCTCGGGCAGGCCCCGGACGCCGGGGTCGGCGAGGCCGAGCGGGCCATCCGCGCCGCGCGCCGTGCCTTCGACGAGACCACCTGGGCCACCGACCCCGGCTTCCGGGCGGACTGCCTCGACCAGCTGTACCGCGCGCTCGTCGAGAACGTCGAGGAGCTGCGCGAACTCACCATCGCGGAGGCGGGCGCGGCCCGGCTGCTCACCGAGCGGGCCCAGGTCGACGCGCCGCTGGAGATCGTGAAGCACTACGCCGAGCTGCTGCGCGGCTACTCGTTCCGCGAGGAGCTCGGTGAGCTGGAGTCGCGCGGCGCCAAGCACCGGCGCTGGGTGGAGAAGGAGGCGGCCGGTGTGGTCGCCGCGATCATCGCCTACAACTACCCGAACCAGCTGGCGCTGGCGAAGCTCGCCCCCGCGCTGGCGGCGGGCTGCACCGTCGTGCTCAAGGCCGCCCCGGACACCCCACTGATCACCCTCGCCCTCGGTGAGCTGATCGCGAACCACACCGACATCCCGGCCGGCGTGGTCAACGTGCTGAGCAGCGACGACCCCGAGGTGGGGCCGCTGCTCACCACGCACCCGGACGTCGACATGGTCACCTTCACCGGCTCCACCGCCACCGGTCGCCGGATCATGGCCGCCGCGAGCGAGACGGTGAAGAAGGTCTTCCTCGAGCTCGGCGGCAAGTCCGCCATGGTGCTGCTCGACGACGCCGATCCCGCGATGCCGGCGATGATGGCCGCCTTCATGATCTGTTCGCACGCGGGGCAGGGCTGTGCCATCACCACCCGGCTGGTGGTGCCGCGGGCGAAGCACGACGAGATCGTGGCTGCGGTCGCCCAGTCGATGGCGAACATCAAGCCCGGCGACCCGGCGCACCCGCACACCTACCTCGGCCCGCTGATCAGTGAGCGGCAGCGGGACAAGGTGCACGCCATGGTGCAGCGCGCC is a window encoding:
- a CDS encoding enoyl-CoA hydratase/isomerase family protein — encoded protein: MSVPDQPSAEEIIRYEKDPKTRIATITFDRPEALNAPTAAARLRYADLIHRASVDDEVKVLVVRGEGRDLGTGADLPEFMAMQESEDQGPRLAEFRIGPDEVKYPPRGSFRHGASVSQWYANASAGCRSLQEFKKISILEVKGYCYGWHFYQAADADLVISSDDALFGHPSFRYYGWGPRMWTWAQTMGLRRFQEMVFTGRAFSAAEMYDCNFLNKVVPRAELEAETAKYALACSRNRPTDTVFMQKVFFEIMKQQQGEYMGSLLSGFFESMGGHIAADEDDLMLDNAFEGGLNNSVKDNDDRFPPDFRLSRSGRNKP
- a CDS encoding M24 family metallopeptidase, with the protein product MGTEILPDDRALRHGRRDRALAQMQAHDLDVLVLGRQANARYVSGAPQLWVAGTRPFGPVATVIRETGEVHLLSTWDEGIPDDIPHDHLYGLVWNPLNTMAVLRDIAGASTAARVGTDCLSPTFAQLLPMAFPNAEFVDGEQAMRAARRIKTEPEVTVLRGALRVAQAGLAAAAAELAPGRTEQALTGVLLEAMAAGGISTPAQQDSVWVTSREHPWRRADADRTVRPGDLVAISAGVLGDGYIGEVGRTVAVPGGDDAAVAALFRRSEVVRERLLAASRAGEPSSGLLAAYEAAGEPLPPMPVARGLGMGFDPPVVSPQLPATAAAERLEPGMVLALTGYVWESGVGAVFTRDAVLITDDGAELLTDAP
- a CDS encoding M24 family metallopeptidase, with product MTAFATRRGSVTFPIPDVPDRDRMRRETGARLRASMTAKGVDALVLLNNSNVVYATGANWPLGDAGLSHVERPVAVVLRDDPWPHLFMPFREGASAERDLPADHLHGPVYLEFDEGVENFARLLAELIPAGSSVAVDEHTGAMLRAGKQIFPGGAPSDAALVVGPAKVVKTPDEISCIRTACRITEKAVTEVQAALAPGRRQIDLSAGFVRRAFEYGATANMLDAIWQVMPDTKADGVWTTHGDLALPLLTTERELEAGDVLWTDVSITYGGYCSDFGRTWLVGGQPNAAQQRQFDQWRTILTAVLDVTKAGATAADLARAAIAANGGAKPWLPHFYLGHSIGVSAAEMPMIGTDLGAEYDENFVFEPGMVLVLEPVVWEDGTGGYRSEEIIVITEEGWTPLTDYPYAPYGN
- a CDS encoding amidohydrolase family protein, coding for MSVPTSSVSLYPPGGFGPPKDRRGHAAGALGLPVGTEVFSADNHISLAHDIFFERFPEELKDKAPRVWYEDGAFQLGRKGKSFLPGDFSHVLMQYDPLEGSGSGNLEARISDLRADGIAKELAFPNALLALLFYPDRAIRELCFRTYNAYIAELQEQSNGSFYGVGLINWWDGEGARRTLTELKSLGLRTFLLPLSAGKDEEGKVIDYASTAMRPVWEAIEESGVPVSHHIGESPLSAPCEVNSVAVGMMHNVAPFREMFAKYIFSGILDRHPGLSIGWFEGGINWVPSAIQDAEHMLASFQHMLDRPVEHEVRYYWENHMRASFMVDPLGLSMVDLIGRDRVMWSSDYPHNESTFGYSEKSIATVVDAVGPEDAARIVSGNILDFLGLAG
- a CDS encoding TetR/AcrR family transcriptional regulator, producing the protein MTTPRPYATLLAKGEDRRQRILGVAQRLLTRNGWRSTSLAQIAREAGVTPAGLLHHFTSKEQLLHAVLDARDADDARDADLTNDLIAEIRRVPDRMARSPELVGTFVVLLVENLLPEAPLHDRLLDRWKVAVDIVAETIRHNQEIGRYRPDLDPELRAMEIVAFINGMEISWLLDRSIPLTEVFSEYTRSLARDFASSGEPSATGSISSGPTSSTSSSTRAAGSSTAP
- a CDS encoding aldehyde dehydrogenase family protein, encoding MTVEATTAAPALNTDRRLLIDGELVGAERTYPTSNPATGAVLGQAPDAGVGEAERAIRAARRAFDETTWATDPGFRADCLDQLYRALVENVEELRELTIAEAGAARLLTERAQVDAPLEIVKHYAELLRGYSFREELGELESRGAKHRRWVEKEAAGVVAAIIAYNYPNQLALAKLAPALAAGCTVVLKAAPDTPLITLALGELIANHTDIPAGVVNVLSSDDPEVGPLLTTHPDVDMVTFTGSTATGRRIMAAASETVKKVFLELGGKSAMVLLDDADPAMPAMMAAFMICSHAGQGCAITTRLVVPRAKHDEIVAAVAQSMANIKPGDPAHPHTYLGPLISERQRDKVHAMVQRAVAAGATLVTGGEKVDPGWFYTPTLLTNVDPDSEIAQEEVFGPVLVVLPHDGDDDAVRIANNSIYGLAGAVYSADEDRAVAVARRIRAGAFSVNGGLYFAPDTPFGGFKQSGIGREMGTAGLEEFLESKTFATVLP